From one Coffea eugenioides isolate CCC68of chromosome 11, Ceug_1.0, whole genome shotgun sequence genomic stretch:
- the LOC113754428 gene encoding 60S ribosomal protein L27-3-like: MVKFLKQNKAVILGRYAGRKGVIVRSFDDGTRDRPYGHCLVAGISKYPKKVIRKDSAKKQAKKSRVKCFIKLVKYNHIMPTHYTLDVDLKDIITSDRLQSRDKKVTTAKEAKTRFEERFKIGKNRWFFTKLRF; this comes from the coding sequence ATGGTGAAGTTCCTGAAGCAAAACAAGGCCGTGATCCTAGGCCGTTACGCCGGCCGCAAGGGAGTGATCGTGAGGTCATTCGATGACGGAACCCGGGACCGCCCCTACGGCCACTGCCTGGTCGCCGGAATCTCCAAGTACCCTAAAAAGGTCATCCGGAAGGACTCCGCCAAGAAGCAAGCCAAGAAGTCCAGGGTCAAGTGCTTCATCAAGCTCGTCAAGTACAACCACATCATGCCCACCCACTACACCCTCGACGTCGATCTCAAGGACATCATCACCTCCGACCGCCTCCAGTCCCGCGACAAGAAGGTCACCACTGCCAAGGAGGCCAAGACCCGCTTCGAGGAGAGGTTCAAGATCGGAAAAAACCGTTGGTTCTTTACCAAGCTTAGGTTCTGA